In one Yarrowia lipolytica chromosome 1A, complete sequence genomic region, the following are encoded:
- a CDS encoding uncharacterized protein (Compare to YALI0A13035g, no similarity), with the protein MPNNNNIHKPKVLGKKPRQHNKNKGNSYVRRDGKGVELKSKMVTKKQAKKNSRNADYIVSRLGEIDVDAIQAVGSRKRANIIGKIAESVDVMTNADEDEDEMVDDAETKTQLKRRMAREELDRITSTQNPIKMALTEDPDATEIAFQSGSKGTTLGAPLAV; encoded by the coding sequence ATGCctaacaacaacaatatcCACAAGCCCAAGGTGCTGGGCAAGAAGCCCCGGCAGcacaacaagaacaagggcAACTCGTACGTGCGACGAGACGGCAAGGGTGTCGAGCTCAAGTCTAAGATGGTgaccaagaagcaggccaagaagaactcGAGAAACGCCGACTACATTGTCAGCCGACTGGGCGAGATTGACGTCGACGCCATCCAGGCGGTGGGCAGCCGAAAGCGAGCCAACATCATTGGCAAGATTGCCGAGTCCGTGGACGTGATGACCAACGctgacgaggacgaggacgagatgGTGGACGACGCCGAGACCAAGACCCAGCTCAAGCGACGTATGGCCCGAGAAGAGCTCGACCGAATCACCTCGACACAGAATCCCATCAAGATGGCTCTTACTGAAGACCCCGATGCCACAGAGATTGCTTTTCAGAGCGGCTCCAAGGGCACCACTCTGGGCGCTCCTCTGGCGGTTTGA
- a CDS encoding uncharacterized protein (Compare to YALI0A13079g, some similarities with uniprot|Q6C461 Yarrowia lipolytica YALI0E29425g): MLGFKSTYAEYLEFNDDLNAYLSTLGNEALWLKRCSVSLVSTLAARHVLCPISDNDTDETLIRLASFMGASNSGGQKQQKQSLQPASSASKLILVSRKIKEYILTRTDPQLGDMLKGISEPIDIATTIEKTFKLRRRREVRTLFSETLDRISTLRIKRDKRGLAIFVQRNLDKFRRLNVSLLDGCNALLNVDNIEEFEWVGEYDSLDSFETMFVPEHMETQEEAPVAPMNAPTETCDKSPPTDKPSAPQTSITGATLAVAVSDSDRSASGEQPATPSAPVAATQPPSGTSLPPIPIGAQTASSSTGPAASYSSAIPPPSSGAASLSRSSTPASIPSASPAPPLDPSSPTLSQGTPPSIPPALEGGNTRTMNEALVERTIALREAIRRSRIPPTAPAAHVRPSAAVPPGADVLRASIDNLINRRLHLGTIMSKTTDQTEKKKLKKERRQMHLAIRDAEEFLDKVCAARPDTMNHAVDTIPATTTIAGRTTPIQCTTSTGTSGISDLTTTIPPTCSSHTGISQPPTHSPSQPTCLPPSRPASQPPSRPASRPPSQPPSQSPSHPACRLPSQPPSQSAPQQTSHTITSAATAASSTRMPTTNQPPSAEPKTIINSAVARSHEASQIPSRYGSVEASRPAKRLRSHAFPWDSDDLIDRLRPDGPKDNSPEERPEERPEADLVWGNRSTLYQSYFGKTTDKPNR, from the coding sequence ATGCTGGGCTTCAAATCCACTTATGCGGAATACCTGGAGTTCAACGATGATCTCAACGCATATCTGTCGACTCTGGGAAATGAGGCGCTGTGGCTGAAGCGGTGCTCGGTGTCTCTGGTGTCCACCCTGGCAGCCCGACATGTCTTGTGTCCCATCAGCGACAACGATACCGACGAGACGCTGATTCGGCTGGCTAGCTTCATGGGAGCCAGCAACAGTGGTGGccagaaacaacaaaaacagtCTTTGCAACCGGCTTCCTCAGCTTCCAAGTTGATACTTGTATCGCGCAAGATCAAAGAGTACATCTTGACCAGGACAGACCCCCAGCTAGGCGACATGCTGAAGGGCATCTCCGAGCCAATCGACATTGCTACGACCATCGAAAAGACCTTCAAACTGCGCCGACGACGCGAGGTGAGGACGCTGTTCTCCGAAACCCTGGACCGAATCAGTACTCTGAGGATCAAACGCGACAAGCGTGGCCTGGCTATTTTCGTGCAACGCAACCTCGACAAGTTTCGACGACTCAATGTGTCCTTACTGGACGGATGCAACGCCCTGCTGAACGTGGACAACATCGAAGAGTTTGAGTGGGTGGGCGAGTACGACTCTCTAGATAGTTTCGAGACCATGTTTGTGCCTGAACACATGGAGACCCAAGAGGAGGCCCCTGTGGCGCCCATGAACGCTCCCACGGAGACATGCGATaaatctccaccaactgATAAACCCTCAGCACCGCAGACATCCATCACCGGCGCCACTTTGGCTGTAGCTGTCTCAGACTCGGACCGGAGTGCTTCGGGAGAACAACCTGCGactccttctgctcctgttgctgctaCACAACCGCCCTCGGGTACATCTTTACCACCAATACCAATCGGAGCTCAAACTGCAAGCTCAAGTACAGGCCCAGCTGCATCTTATAGCTCCGCCATACCTCCCCCTAGCAGTGGAGCAGCGTCCTTGTCTCGAAGCAGTACACCTGCTTCCATACCCTCTGCATcacctgctcctcctctcgaCCCATCTTCCCCCACCTTGTCCCAGGGAACGCCGCCATCCATTCCCCCTGCCCTAGAAGGCGGCAACACTCGTACAATGAATGAAGCTCTCGTCGAGCGAACCATTGCTCTGCGAGAAGCCATACGCAGAAGCAGAATTCCGCCCACAGCTCCCGCAGCCCATGTGCGACCCTCTGCCGCAGTCCCTCCGGGTGCCGACGTGCTCCGTGCTTCCATTGACAACCTCATAAACCGTCGACTGCACTTGGGTACAATCATGAGCAAAACAACAGACCAGACCGAAAAGAAGAAGTTGAAAAAAGAACGCAGACAGATGCATCTTGCCATTCGAGATGCCGAAGAGTTTCTGGACAAGGTCTGCGCTGCTCGTCCAGATACTATGAACCATGCTGTTGACACGATACCCGCGACTACTACCATTGCTGGTCGAACAACGCCGATTCAGTGTACCACCTCGACTGGGACATCTGGTATTTCCGACTTGACCACTACAATTCCACCTACATGTAGTAGTCACACTGGCATTTCGCAACCGCCAACGCACTCTCCATCGCAACCGACATGTCTACCCCCATCTCGACCTGCATCTCAACCCCCATCTCGACCTGCATCTCGACCCCCATCGCAACCTCCATCGCAATCTCCATCGCACCCGGCATGTCGACTCCCATCGCAACCCCCATCACAATCTGCTCCCCAACAAACATCCCACACTATTACAAGTGCTGCTACTGCAGCTTCCAGCACTAGAATGCCTACAACAAACCAACCCCCCAGTGCTGAGCCCAAGACAATAATCAACTCAGCTGTCGCTAGATCGCATGAAGCTTCTCAGATTCCATCCAGATACGGAAGTGTGGAGGCAAGCCGGCCTGCCAAGCGACTCAGGTCCCATGCATTCCCTTGGGACTCTGACGACCTCATAGATCGTCTCCGACCCGACGGGCCCAAAGACAACAGTCCTGAAGAACGTCCTGAAGAACGTCCTGAAGCAGACTTAGTCTGGGGCAACCGTAGCACCCTCTACCAGTCTTACTTTGGCAAAACTACGGATAAACCCAACAGGTAA
- a CDS encoding uncharacterized protein (Compare to YALI0A12815g, no similarity): MFHYILSQSIISSVSSLYPQSVHYILSQVTLIQGCLLNPGLSNPELSSYSFCHHLKHLCHCVTMFSNTRREDGGVASFELNLRYNQLLKQRYTLKCQVQGINDSNEGLLHRLNKACDTRLAAEMETLKNVHCLNHEPARVAVPEQGEPGFGFSISSTPPTGVSPDSPVRIETPDARTVAKLELEVHELSLEFDRLVNLNHFLSKEVTLLQAYDPSIVLVRFHNVTNPCDIKRYFLSCPRDSLIDDIVLRLPSDWNVSLTSQFVGTGDRLGVFNKPGARLKDLRGWVRYLELGGLVFVSDCTTGAGSQTAVTGEIPSPPLESDAGGDSRSRKSKRAGNVPVLEDQPFASPSTSSSDTGRKKRKVAATREVPLARKKRKAATSRSNPTKN; the protein is encoded by the coding sequence ATGTTTCATTATATCCTCAGTCAGTCCATTATATCCTCAGTCAGTTCATTATATCCTCAGTCAGTTCATTATATCCTCAGTCAAGTCACCTTAATCCAGGGTTGTCTTCTTAATCCTGGGTTGTCTAATCCCGAGTTGTCTTCTTATTCATTCTGTCACCATCTTAAGCATCTGTGTCACTGTGTCACTATGTTTTCCAACACCCGCCGAGAAGATGGCGGCGTCGCCAGTTTCGAGCTCAATCTACGTTACAACCAGCTTTTGAAACAACGATATACACTGAAATGCCAGGTTCAGGGCATCAACGACAGCAACGAAGGGCTCTTGCACCGGCTCAATAAGGCTTGCGATACCAGACTTGCGGCCGAAATGGAGACACTCAAGAACGTTCATTGTCTCAATCACGAGCCCGCCAGGGTCGCAGTTCCCGAGCAAGGAGAGCCCGGTTTCGGCTTCAGTATCTCTTCGACCCCTCCAACTGGTGTTTCCCCCGACTCACCAGTCCGAATCGAGACTCCCGACGCCAGAACAGTGGCAAAGCTCGAGCTGGAGGTCCACGAACTCAGCCTGGAGTTTGACCGGCTCGTAAACCTCAACCACTTCCTCTCCAAGGAGGTCACGCTTCTCCAAGCTTATGACCCATCCATTGTCCTTGTGAGGTTCCACAATGTCACGAATCCTTGCGACATCAAGAGATACTTTCTCTCCTGTCCCAGAGATAGCTTGATCGACGACATTGTCCTCCGTCTTCCGTCAGATTGGAATGTGTCTCTCACATCGCAGTTTGTGGGCACCGGAGACCGTCTTGGTGTCTTTAACAAGCCCGGAGCCCGTCTCAAAGACCTGCGAGGGTGGGTGAGATACCTGGAGCTGGGTGGcctggtgtttgtgtctgatTGCACAACTGGGGCGGGTTCTCAGACCGCGGTAACTGGAGAGATTCCCTCACCACCTCTGGAATCAGATGCTGGCGGCGATTCAAGGTCTCGGAAAAGCAAACGAGCCGGTAATGTCCCCGTCTTAGAGGATCAACCCTTTGCTTCTCCTTCGACCTCTTCCTCGGACACTGGTCGCAAGAAGAGAAAAGTTGCTGCGACCAGAGAGGTCCCCTTGGCtagaaagaagagaaaagcGGCAACTTCTCGATCCAACCCAACAAAGAATTAA
- a CDS encoding uncharacterized protein (Compare to YALI0A13057g, weakly similar to uniprot|P36159 Saccharomyces cerevisiae YKR079c, similar to Saccharomyces cerevisiae TRZ1 (YKR079C); ancestral locus Anc_5.671), translating to MKAQRQAEQKQKKKAEKKAKGVLPDLSSTQSLYNFMSYSSDTAGPGVTLQTMKGEKFLFGHVTEGTQRAILEQKPRVNKMSGIYLTGPVTWSTLSGLAGFLLTLVGMGKTDLDLRSCGHNVNWFCATWRHFVFHKTMAIRTDRMTKGHVTDEINIGGVLITPTESRLQQEEQHQNGEKLAPRNLQPLRRDTPWTNVNRVLKTMFSSRGGDYGYNRKELQKQSDTALPAVDLDERSTCYIAQLHQKKGKFNVEAANALNVPRSDFKQLIAGNNVTLEDGSVIKPEQCIGEPSNYGRILFLDIPDARYVDGVINCPEWTRKYNTRDAQPVYGAGQKRDSGEMNEEVKTPDVSNVLEPFVSTVYHFFGPEMESYFASDPEKYFEWMESLGSNVMHIISAPWLDPHALTFRGSASLCYKLRNIVGDQFPLHGKDYRTLSDPKADFLADETIQNRFNMRLLTQGDAVSIENTTNTSRVVNSGLREYEGLGYTPEETSVDRPLRNDDGTLKCKAELLTLGTGSACPSKYRNVAGLIMRVPRADGSFTGVVMDCGEGTYGTLTRMYSPEACLQIMREIKMIYISHLHADHHLGTPTFIEQWLKANPDETLSVVGPQSYKRFLEECANFTPEMQARIRYYGCWAFLEKHRKMSALPEVPGLTSIKTCWAHHCEQSFCVEFGFQLDDSETFNVAYSGDTRPIEAFSEMARDCDLVIHEATLNNDLPEEAILKKHCTFSEALGVCKDMEAKHVVLTHFSQRYPKLPELSALTLETKDLQKVPVAIAFDMMRIRLGEIAEQADHFDAIAKALEDGERGEADDVPAW from the coding sequence ATGAAGGCTCAAAGACAGGCTGAACAaaagcagaagaagaaggccgagaagaaggccaagggcGTGCTACCCGACCTGTCGTCGACCCAGTCTCTGTACAACTTCATGAGCTACTCGTCCGATACGGCGGGGCCGGGAGTCACGCTACAGACAATGAAGGGAGAGAAGTTTCTGTTTGGACATGTCACAGAAGGAACCCAGAGAGCGATTCTGGAACAGAAGCCACGAGTCAACAAAATGTCCGGCATCTACCTCACAGGGCCCGTCACCTGGTCCACCTTGTCCGGTCTTGCCGGCTTCCTGCTGACTCTGGTGGGCATGGGAAAGACTGATCTGGACCTGAGATCGTGTGGTCACAACGTCAACTGGTTCTGCGCCACCTGGAGACACTTTGTGTTTCACAAGACCATGGCGATCCGAACCGACAGAATGACCAAgggccacgtgaccgacgAGATCAACATTGGCGGCGTTCTCATCACCCCCACCGAGTCACGGCTGCaacaggaggagcagcacCAGAACGGAGAGAAGCTCGCTCCCCGAAACCTCCAACCGCTGCGAAGGGACACGCCCTGGACTAACGTCAACCGGGTACTCAAGACCATGTTCAGCTCGCGAGGCGGAGACTACGGATACAACCGCAAGGAGTTGCAGAAGCAGTCGGATACGGCGCTCCCCGCGGTCGATTTGGACGAGAGATCCACCTGTTACATTGCTCAGTTGCACCAAAAGAAGGGCAAGTTCAACGTCGAGGCTGCAAATGCTCTTAACGTTCCCAGATCCGACTTCAAGCAGTTAATCGCAGGCAACAACGTGACTTTGGAGGACGGATCGGTGATCAAGCCCGAGCAGTGTATTGGTGAACCCTCCAACTACGGCCGAATTCTGTTTCTCGACATTCCCGATGCTCGCTACGTTGATGGTGTCATCAACTGCCCTGAGTGGACCCGTAAATACAATACTCGAGACGCCCAGCCGGTGTATGGAGCCGGTCAGAAGCGCGATTCGGGCGAGATGAACGAGGAAGTCAAGACTCCCGATGTCTCAAATGTGCTCGAGCCCTTCGTTTCCACAGTCTACCACTTTTTCGGTCCCGAAATGGAGTCCTATTTCGCCAGCGACCCCGAAAAGTACTTTGAGTGGATGGAGTCGTTAGGCAGCAACGTGATGCACATCATTTCTGCTCCCTGGCTCGACCCCCACGCACTGACCTTCCGGGGTTCCGCCAGTTTGTGCTACAAACTTCGAAACATTGTGGGAGATCAGTTCCCCTTGCATGGTAAGGACTACCGAACTCTGAGCGACCCCAAGGCAGATTTCTTGGCAGATGAGACCATCCAGAATCGATTCAACATGCGCCTCTTGACCCAGGGTGACGCTGTGTCTATTGaaaacaccacaaacacTTCTCGGGTCGTCAACAGTGGTCTACGTGAGTATGAAGGGTTGGGATACACTCCGGAGGAGACTTCAGTCGACAGACCGCTTCGAAACGATGATGGTACTCTCAAGTGCAAGGCAGAGCTGCTGACACTGGGAACTGGATCGGCGTGTCCTTCTAAGTACCGAAACGTGGCTGGACTGATCATGCGAGTTCCCCGAGCTGACGGCTCTTTCACTGGAGTTGTTATGGACTGTGGAGAGGGCACCTACGGCACTCTGACCCGGATGTACTCGCCCGAAGCTTGTCTCCAGATTATGCGGGAGATCAAGATGATCTACATTTCTCATCTTCACGCCGACCATCATCTAGGCACTCCCACCTTCATCGAACAGTGGCTCAAGGCCAACCCAGACGAGACTCTGTCTGTGGTTGGTCCCCAGTCTTACAAGCGGTTCCTTGAGGAGTGTGCTAATTTCACCCCGGAAATGCAAGCTCGAATCAGGTACTATGGTTGCTGGGCATTCTTGGAAAAGCACAGAAAGATGTCTGCCTTGCCCGAGGTTCCTGGTCTGACCTCGATTAAGACGTGCTGGGCTCACCACTGCGAGCAGTCTTTCTGTGTCGAGTTCGGCTTTCAGCTCGATGACAGCGAGACATTCAACGTTGCATACTCTGGTGACACGAGACCCATCGAGGCCTTTTCGGAGATGGCCCGAGACTGCGACCTGGTCATTCACGAGGCTACTTTGAACAACGATCTTCCCGAGGAGGCTATCCTTAAGAAACATTGTACCTTTTCGGAGGCTCTGGGGGTGTGCAAAGACATGGAAGCCAAGCATGTCGTTCTCACACACTTTTCACAGCGGTATCCCAAGTTGCCTGAGCTTTCGGCGTTGACTCTGGAGACGAAGGATCTACAAAAGGTGCCAGTGGCCATTGCGTTCGATATGATGCGGATAAGACTGGGCGAGATTGCCGAACAGGCCGACCATTTTGacgccattgccaaggctctggaggatgGAGAGCGGGGCGAGGCCGACGATGTTCCTGCATGGTAA
- a CDS encoding uncharacterized protein (Compare to YALI0A12969g, highly similar to uniprot|Q6C6A0 Yarrowia lipolytica YALI0E11187g) translates to MTDEDEYSRQQELQADYDEFEKDVENADGELVLGIIERANQVKQKYKDDRRALVKDADLLKTVATKKTKHIKKYALAQPGTIDLKQVQNMVTRFLDAAAEAEDPAFDRVVDAFTGLSADPQAVPDFKRIAALGRVGMKYGRVARGASHLIGALEKDRPQKVRQMKPREMPTETGAQEQAKQLKGNEIDTTKNNIQRFGGIMRRRLTDEYNYRKKQGEPLPMLQAIIDPRSFEFTVQNFFVFSTLVAGGMAKLSEYEDSTPVIEMCSDEETAQLVNDRDSRCPVVLEMDYETYEMILDAYEMRDQEPLLDLGDTTMGLSAE, encoded by the coding sequence ATGACCGACGAAGACGAATACTCGAGACAACAAGAGCTACAGGCAGACTACGACGAGTTCGAAAAGGACGTGGAGAACGCCGATGGAGAACTCGTGCTGGGAATAATCGAGAGAGCCAACCAGGTGAAGcagaagtacaaggacgacCGACGAGCTCTCGTCAAGGACGCCGATCTGCTGAAAACGGTGGCAACCAAGAAAACCAAACacatcaagaagtacgCGCTCGCGCAGCCCGGCACCATTGACCTCAAGCAAGTGCAGAATATGGTGACCAGGTTTCTCGACGCCGCCGCCGAGGCTGAAGACCCTGCCTTTGATCGCGTGGTGGACGCTTTTACGGGGCTCTCGGCGGATCCGCAGGCCGTTCCTGATTTCAAGCGGATCGCAGCTCTGGGCCGGGTCGGTATGAAGTACGGACGAGTGGCTCGTGGAGCGTCTCATTTGATtggagctctggagaaggaccGACCGCAAAAGGTGCGACAGATGAAGCCGCGAGAAATGCCAACAGAGACGGGAGCCCAGGAACAGGCCAAGCAACTCAAGGGCAACGAGATCGAcaccaccaaaaacaacatTCAGCGATTCGGAGGAATCATGAGACGAAGACTCACGGACGAATACAACTACCGAAAGAAGCAGGGAGAACCTCTGCCCATGTTGCAGGCCATTATCGACCCTCGCAGCTTTGAGTTTACGGTTCAGAACTTCTTTGTCTTCTCTACGCTGGTGGCTGGAGGAATGGCGAAGCTGTCTGAATACGAAGACAGCACTCCCGTGATTGAGATGTGTTCCGACGAGGAAACCGCTCAGCTTGTGAATGACCGAGATTCGCGGTGTCCCGTTGTGTTGGAAATGGATTATGAGACGTATGAGATGATTCTCGATGCGTACGAGATGAGAGATCAGGAACCGTTGTTGGATCTGGGTGATACCACCATGGGGTTGAGTGCAGAGTAG
- a CDS encoding uncharacterized protein (Compare to YALI0A13013g, weakly similar to uniprot|Q12303 Saccharomyces cerevisiae YLR121c YPS3 GPI-anchored aspartyl protease 3), whose product MFSTLFFASLVSAGVVRLPLYARDHGTVVQGHQTMGEWFYEANILVGTPPQNVSVVFDTGSGQLWLPGSNSTACRAGNCTHPQAGYDVGKSSSWRYTGENNHWGGTGIVGAEVVSYAGQELDSFQTWVSLDQMRNNYGIFGHSPNKDKHSSFVLNLAKSKKIPRAVYSLNAEEAIDYRGTFRRGKPIVNNVYYGGFDSAKYEGPLTTVKYKGGYSMDFTNILVDGQKMTFQGKKKKTILPDTGGLSLQFPNSTVQAISERYGDGQYDRLGWHVACDSQPVVTYQFGNTFIPVNLTYEVRKQDGICRLIGVDVVSEDQEQFSAGPMFISRALMIFDNDKKQITIGKARYTDESKIVELHGSKVPGAVNIKKYKKKKSDKN is encoded by the coding sequence ATGTTTTCGACTCTGTTTTTCGCATCCTTGGTCAGCGCCGGCGTTGTCAGACTGCCTCTGTACGCCAGAGACCATGGCACTGTGGTGCAGGGCCACCAGACCATGGGAGAGTGGTTCTACGAGGCCAACATTCTGGTCGGTACGCCACCACAAAACGTGAGTGTGGTTTTCGACACCGGATCGGGCCAGCTCTGGCTCCCGGGCTCCAATTCGACCGCCTGCAGAGCGGGAAACTGCACCCATCCACAAGCCGGCTACGACGTGGGCAAGTCGTCCTCCTGGCGATATACCGGCGAAAACAACCACTGGGGAGGAACAGGAATCGTGGGAGCCGAGGTGGTGAGCTATGCCGGCCAGGAGCTCGACTCGTTCCAGACCTGGGTGTCTCTGGATCAAATGCGCAACAACTACGGCATCTTCGGCCACAGCCCTAACAAGGACAAGCATTCCAGCTTCGTGTTGAATCTggccaagtccaagaagattcCTCGGGCCGTCTACTCGCTCAATGCCGAGGAGGCGATTGACTACCGGGGGACTTTTCGTCGAGGAAAGCCCATCGTCAACAACGTGTACTACGGCGGGTTCGATTCTGCCAAGTACGAGGGGCCTCTGACCACGGTCAAGTACAAGGGCGGGTACTCGATGGACTTCACCAACATTCTGGTGGACGGCCAAAAAATGACCTTCcagggcaagaagaagaagaccattTTGCCGGACACGGGAGGGCTCTCTTTGCAGTTCCCCAACAGCACGGTACAGGCCATTTCCGAGCGGTATGGTGATGGCCAGTACGACCGCCTTGGATGGCATGTTGCATGTGATTCGCAGCCGGTAGTCACCTACCAGTTTGGAAACACCTTCATTCCCGTGAATCTGACCTACGAGGTTCGAAAGCAGGACGGTATCTGCAGACTGATTGGCGTGGATGTGGTCAGTGAGGACCAGGAGCAGTTCAGCGCGGGACCCATGTTCATTTCCCGGGCGCTCATGATCTTCGACAAtgacaagaagcagatcaCCATTGGCAAAGCCCGGTACACGGACGAGTCCAAGATTGTCGAGTTGCATGGCAGCAAGGTCCCGGGGGCTGTCAACATCaagaagtacaagaagaagaagtcggACAAGAATTAA
- a CDS encoding uncharacterized protein (Compare to YALI0A12837g, no similarity possibly noncoding): MSISNRSVACGNDRSSRRNTTLESLTIRGSGSMARAQWLWLITLTTSIAVLENSKGTGVTLVFFSRNNCMWFQVEGGMLVGKNSGSS; this comes from the coding sequence atgagtattTCAAACAGGAGTGTTGCCTGTGGAAATGATAGGTCCTCCAGAAGGAATACAACCCTTGAGTCCCTCACAATCCGCGGCTCGGGCTCAATGGCTCGGGCTCaatggctctggctcatTACTCTGACGACTTCAATTGCGGTTCTTGAGAACTCGAAAGGCACGGGGGTGACTCTGGTATTTTTCAGCCGGAACAATTGTATGTGGTTTCAGGTTGAAGGAGGCATGTTAGTCGGAAAAAACTCGGGGAGTAGTTGA
- a CDS encoding uncharacterized protein (Compare to YALI0A12925g, weakly similar to uniprot|P32338 Saccharomyces cerevisiae YGR044C Zinc finger protein RME1): MHSEEVIDMCLYQPGTDYYGRHYGGLAYQEHDVYDPFFDESYDILASNGPGPYPSHAYVNAEESHELLADYSAFVSDPNYLAHFTSDELRSDSSNPDEYPSPILEHPQFDPSCEPVDSSYFSALPYTYGQCDQQNLASAIDLIPEPLSDVSETSDLESASSSLPTPPKSTQSDSSPPPLQDLQDFLPKDVCLAQNPNAKPLLPSDPASVVAQLYASPEMWRKACHTKKGVFICTNCHHNGKPLSFRTMIELAMHFDSHGLMRKSKCDKSSCPWSVVGFSTRSEKNRHHKSQHSDLNFPCQTCGRRFGRCDSLKRHMKLVHDIVPAKKSFRKNSRKTSITPESEAEVASVAAPSSPVLESDPADSKPKLTSEADFRNWPPKLASETGLRNWPPKLASETGLRNWPPKLASETGLRNWPPKLASETDLLFKLTIQLIYE; the protein is encoded by the exons ATGCACAGCGAAGAAGTTATCGACATGTGTCTGTACCAACCAGGCACCGACTATTATGGTAGACATTATGGGGGCCTGGCATATCAGGAACATGATGTCTACGACCCCTTTTTTGACGAGTCCTACGACATTCTGGCATCCAATGGCCCTGGTCCCTACCCTTCTCATGCCTATGTGAATGCGGAGGAGTCCCATGAGCTGTTGGCGGATTATTCGGCCTTTGTTTCGGATCCGAATTACCTGGCCCATTTTACCAGTGACGAGTTGCGAAGCGACAGTTCCAACCCGGACGAGTATCCTTCTCCGATTTTGGAGCATCCGCAATTCGATCCTTCTTGCGAGCCCGTTGACTCGTCGTATTTCTCCGCTCTTCCTTACACTTATGGTCAGTGCGACCAGCAGAATTTGGCCAGTGCCATTGACTTGATTCCGGAGCCTCTTTCCGATGTGTCAGAGACCTCAGATCTCGAGTCTgcttcctcctctctccCCACTCCTCCAAAGTCGACCCAGTCGGACAGCAGTCCCCCTCCGTTGCAGGATCTTCAGGATTTTCTTCCCAAGGACGTTTGTCTAGCACAGAATCCGAATGCGAAGCCTCTGCTGCCCTCCGATCCCGCTTCTGTTGTTGCCCAGCTGTACGCGAGCCCCGAGATGTGGCGGAAGGCGTGTCacaccaagaagggcgTCTTCATCTGCACAAACTGCCACCACAACGGCAAGCCGCTCAGTTTCCGCACCATGATCGAGCTGGCGATGCACTTTGACTCCCACGGACTGATGCGAAAGAGCAAATGCGACAAGTCCAGCTGTCCATGGTCGGTGGTGGGCTTTTCCACCCGCTCGGAAAAGAACAGACACCACAAGTCGCAGCATTCGGACCTCAACTTCCCGTGCCAGACGTGCGGCCGTCGGTTTGGAAGATGCGACTCGCTCAAGAGACACATGAAGCTGGTTCACGACATTGTCCCGGCCAAAAAGAGCTTCCGAAAAAACTCCCGCAAGACCAGCATCACTCCCGAATCAGAGGCTGAGGTCGCCTCTGTCGCTGCCCCCTCGTCGCCAGTGCTGGAGTCCGACCCCGCAGACTCAAAACCCAA GCTGACTTCCGAGGCTGACTTCCGAAACTGGCCTCCGAAACTGGCCTCCGAAACTGGCCTCCGAAACTGGCCTCCGAAACTGGCCTCCGAAACTGGCCTCCGAAACTGGCCTCCGAAACTGGCCTCCGAAACTGGCCTCCGAAACTGGCCTCCGAAACTGGCCTCCGAAACTGATCTCCTATTTAAGCTAACTATACAACTAATTTATGAATGA